In Devosia beringensis, a single window of DNA contains:
- a CDS encoding nitrilase-related carbon-nitrogen hydrolase produces the protein MLVAALQMGPAGSSIAETANRIVALVDKAAALGVTLGVLPELALTPYFAAEIHADLDPYVSISQNKAALAAIMARAQLHDMALVLPYAEQTDDGLFNSMSFIHRQGSHAGTFRKMHIPGEIEPKPDAKITILEKRYFKPGNLGFGVYDVGAVKIGGLICYDRRFPEAYRSLSINGADIIAVGYNTPVMPGSTLGQARKSSELAITAGAYYTGTTIIAAGKAGKENGVRFIGRSFVAGSDGSILARAKTNHDEVVPAEIDLDRQAKIRERWGFSRNRRPTDYVLHETT, from the coding sequence ATGCTTGTTGCCGCCCTGCAAATGGGACCCGCCGGGTCCTCGATAGCCGAAACCGCAAACCGCATTGTCGCCCTGGTCGACAAGGCCGCCGCTCTTGGGGTGACCCTGGGCGTGCTGCCGGAACTGGCGCTGACGCCCTATTTCGCCGCCGAGATCCATGCCGATCTCGACCCCTATGTCAGCATCAGCCAGAACAAGGCAGCGCTGGCGGCGATCATGGCGCGGGCGCAGCTGCATGATATGGCGCTGGTGCTGCCCTATGCCGAGCAGACTGATGACGGGCTGTTCAACTCCATGAGCTTCATCCATCGCCAGGGCAGCCATGCCGGCACCTTCCGCAAGATGCACATTCCCGGCGAGATCGAACCCAAGCCCGATGCCAAGATCACCATCCTGGAAAAGCGCTATTTCAAGCCCGGCAATCTGGGCTTCGGCGTCTATGATGTCGGCGCGGTCAAGATCGGTGGCCTCATCTGCTATGACAGGCGCTTCCCCGAAGCCTACCGCTCGCTGTCGATAAACGGCGCCGACATCATCGCGGTCGGCTACAATACGCCGGTCATGCCCGGCTCAACCCTTGGACAGGCCCGCAAGTCGTCCGAACTGGCGATCACCGCGGGCGCCTATTACACCGGCACCACGATCATCGCCGCCGGCAAGGCGGGCAAGGAAAACGGCGTGCGCTTCATCGGGCGCTCCTTCGTCGCCGGATCGGACGGCTCGATCCTGGCCCGGGCCAAGACCAATCACGATGAAGTGGTGCCGGCCGAGATCGATCTGGACCGCCAGGCCAAGATCCGGGAACGCTGGGGCTTCAGCCGCAATCGCCGGCCGACCGACTACGTGCTGCACGAAACGACCTGA
- a CDS encoding MFS transporter yields the protein MDQMAPAGAARAARRRSKVHKALSIRNFRIYFTGSVISVPGTWMQMTAQAWLVLDLTNSPVALAIVTSLQFLPVFLLSLIGGAIADRFPRRKLMYFTMTMGTLQAAALGTLCLTGTIHIWHIYVLAVTLGIINALDAPLRQSFISELVPLTHLPNAIAMGSLAQNLGRIIGPALGGVVIAVLGVGVAYFINALTFAAALIALGLLRSSELQPRRLARKQNLLLQIREGLSYARRTPTILFLLIATAFIGMFGQNFTTMVPLISTYLIKASAAEFGILNSCLGSGSFLAALVMTTRGAPSTRRILLAGLAFGVVLTLISFSSNLIASSAMFVAVGASAVTFSASVNTLLQLRAPPEMRGRLVSMINLLIPSPIGPMLTGAAAALLGVGWAVFANGLLCCVGIGLAYIYLVRHRRNGTNFEYVTPDTGDEPSNGPAQVDAADTGTR from the coding sequence ATGGACCAGATGGCGCCAGCCGGCGCGGCCAGGGCGGCGAGACGGCGCTCCAAAGTACACAAGGCGCTGTCGATCCGGAATTTCCGCATCTACTTCACCGGCTCGGTGATTTCGGTGCCTGGCACCTGGATGCAGATGACGGCCCAGGCCTGGCTGGTGCTCGACCTGACCAATTCGCCGGTCGCCCTGGCCATCGTCACCTCGCTGCAATTCCTGCCGGTCTTCCTGTTGTCGCTGATCGGCGGGGCGATCGCCGACCGGTTTCCGCGCCGCAAACTCATGTATTTCACCATGACGATGGGGACGCTGCAGGCGGCTGCACTGGGCACGCTGTGCCTCACCGGCACCATCCACATCTGGCACATCTATGTGCTGGCCGTGACGCTGGGCATCATCAATGCGCTCGACGCGCCGCTGCGCCAGTCCTTCATCAGCGAACTGGTGCCGCTGACGCACCTGCCCAATGCCATTGCCATGGGCTCGTTGGCGCAAAATCTGGGCCGGATCATCGGGCCGGCGCTGGGGGGCGTGGTAATCGCCGTGCTTGGCGTCGGCGTGGCCTATTTCATCAATGCGCTCACCTTTGCTGCCGCCCTGATCGCGCTGGGCCTGCTGCGCAGCAGCGAGCTGCAGCCCCGCCGCCTGGCGCGCAAGCAGAACCTCCTGCTGCAGATCCGCGAAGGCCTGTCCTATGCGCGACGCACGCCCACCATCCTGTTCCTGCTGATCGCCACGGCCTTTATCGGGATGTTCGGCCAGAACTTCACCACCATGGTGCCGTTGATATCGACCTATCTGATCAAGGCCAGCGCCGCTGAATTCGGCATTCTCAATTCCTGCCTGGGCAGTGGGTCGTTCCTGGCCGCGCTGGTCATGACCACACGGGGCGCCCCCTCAACTCGCCGCATCCTGCTGGCCGGCTTGGCCTTTGGTGTCGTGCTGACGCTGATCAGCTTTTCGAGCAATCTGATTGCCTCGAGCGCCATGTTCGTTGCCGTTGGCGCCTCGGCCGTTACCTTTTCGGCATCGGTCAACACGCTGCTGCAATTGCGTGCCCCGCCAGAGATGCGTGGCCGGCTGGTCAGCATGATCAACCTGCTGATCCCCTCGCCAATCGGGCCGATGCTGACCGGCGCGGCCGCTGCATTGCTGGGCGTCGGCTGGGCGGTTTTTGCCAATGGACTGCTCTGCTGTGTCGGAATTGGCCTAGCCTATATCTACCTGGTGCGGCATCGGCGCAACGGCACCAACTTTGAGTATGTGACGCCAGACACAGGTGATGAACCCTCGAATGGACCGGCGCAAGTTGATGCCGCAGATACCGGCACGCGCTAA
- a CDS encoding LysR substrate-binding domain-containing protein yields MRRRVPLNAVRAFEAAARYKSLVRAADELCVTPTAVSHQIRLLEDFLQTKLFLRKNSRLELTTDSRACLGKLTNALDLIDEALMSLRDPVDARQRLMVGASASVASLWLMPLMGDFVGASPEIDVTITTFIKRQEIENEDADLWICNWQTGLDRRIEPLMEEEIIPVCSPILAERFGNNAGDLLRDVPLIHIDRVRSDQNGPYPDWERYLREFGVSRGDIGKGPRFNQASPSIEAAKAGLGAILGRSLLISDALKAGTLVQIGEAYPIRSPYYLVSPWTPTAPNTVNRFKEWLYHQVEDQIASRAVVLA; encoded by the coding sequence ATGAGACGTCGTGTCCCTCTCAATGCGGTCAGAGCCTTCGAGGCAGCTGCCCGATACAAGAGTCTGGTCCGTGCTGCGGACGAACTTTGCGTTACGCCTACTGCTGTCAGCCACCAGATACGCCTGCTGGAAGATTTCCTGCAGACCAAGCTGTTCTTGCGCAAGAACAGCCGGCTGGAGCTGACAACCGACTCCCGAGCCTGTCTGGGCAAACTGACCAATGCGCTGGACCTGATCGATGAGGCGCTGATGTCGCTGCGCGATCCCGTCGACGCCCGCCAGCGTCTGATGGTAGGCGCCTCGGCCTCGGTCGCGTCACTCTGGCTCATGCCGCTGATGGGCGATTTCGTCGGTGCATCGCCCGAGATCGACGTCACCATCACGACGTTCATCAAGCGCCAGGAAATCGAGAACGAGGACGCCGACCTGTGGATCTGCAACTGGCAGACCGGCCTTGATCGCCGCATCGAACCCCTGATGGAAGAAGAGATCATCCCGGTCTGCTCGCCAATCCTGGCGGAACGGTTCGGCAACAATGCCGGCGATCTGCTGCGCGACGTGCCGCTCATCCATATCGACCGGGTGCGAAGCGACCAGAACGGACCCTATCCCGATTGGGAACGCTATCTGCGTGAGTTCGGCGTGAGCCGCGGCGACATTGGCAAGGGCCCGCGCTTCAACCAGGCCAGTCCCAGCATCGAGGCCGCCAAGGCAGGGCTCGGCGCCATTCTGGGCCGATCGCTGCTGATCTCTGACGCTCTCAAGGCCGGCACGCTGGTCCAGATCGGCGAGGCCTATCCGATCCGCAGCCCCTACTACCTGGTGTCCCCGTGGACGCCCACGGCGCCCAATACCGTGAACCGCTTCAAGGAATGGCTCTATCACCAAGTGGAAGACCAGATCGCAAGCCGGGCCGTCGTCCTGGCCTGA
- a CDS encoding ABC transporter ATP-binding protein: MVAVSKSYDGGALAVDNVSLRIPKASYCCLLGPSGCGKTTTLRMLAGHESVTDGDVLIHNRNITDANQAQRGTSMMFQSYALFPHLSAIDNVAFSLKLKGVGKAARHAQAMEYLNLVQMESLAHRLPGQLSGGQQQRVALARSLITRPKVLLLDEPLSALDPFLRVLMRTELKRIQTELGITFVHVTHSQEEALALSDVMVVMNGGKIMQAGSAREVFEKPANAFVARFIGGHNVVERDGKPVAVRADKCRIVDGAIGPGIASTVISVEYQGPVVRINLKGDAGQDLCSLISDSRFFADPPAVGERVVLSWTADDECPLDVAA, translated from the coding sequence ATGGTCGCCGTCTCCAAGTCCTATGATGGTGGCGCCCTGGCCGTCGACAATGTCTCGCTGCGCATTCCCAAGGCCAGCTATTGTTGCCTGCTCGGCCCGTCCGGCTGCGGCAAGACCACGACGCTGCGCATGTTGGCCGGCCATGAATCGGTGACCGATGGCGACGTGCTGATCCACAACCGCAACATCACCGATGCCAATCAGGCCCAGCGCGGCACCTCGATGATGTTCCAGAGCTATGCGCTGTTTCCCCATCTCAGCGCCATCGACAATGTCGCCTTCAGCCTCAAGCTCAAGGGCGTCGGCAAGGCGGCCCGTCACGCCCAGGCCATGGAATATCTGAACCTGGTCCAGATGGAGAGCCTTGCCCATCGCTTGCCGGGCCAGTTGTCGGGCGGCCAGCAACAGCGCGTGGCACTGGCCCGGTCGCTGATCACGCGGCCCAAGGTGCTGCTGCTCGACGAGCCGCTTTCTGCGCTCGATCCGTTCCTGCGGGTGCTGATGCGCACCGAGCTCAAGCGTATCCAGACCGAGTTGGGCATAACCTTTGTCCATGTCACCCACAGTCAGGAAGAAGCCCTGGCCCTCAGTGACGTCATGGTGGTGATGAACGGCGGCAAGATCATGCAGGCGGGCTCGGCGCGGGAGGTTTTCGAAAAGCCTGCCAACGCCTTCGTTGCCCGCTTCATCGGGGGCCACAATGTCGTCGAGCGCGATGGCAAGCCGGTCGCGGTGCGGGCCGACAAATGCCGCATTGTCGATGGCGCCATCGGGCCCGGCATTGCCTCGACCGTCATCAGTGTTGAATATCAGGGGCCGGTGGTGCGCATCAATCTCAAGGGCGATGCCGGCCAGGATCTCTGCTCGCTGATTTCCGACAGCCGCTTCTTTGCCGATCCGCCGGCCGTGGGCGAGCGGGTTGTCCTGTCCTGGACCGCCGATGACGAATGCCCGCTGGACGTCGCCGCCTGA